A genomic region of Kribbella sp. NBC_00382 contains the following coding sequences:
- a CDS encoding acyl-CoA carboxylase subunit epsilon, whose protein sequence is MTEPVLRIAKGDPTPEELAALLAVVAARSAAAPAEPPSTDRASNWATYWRNHTRPLHPGPGRWRASAHP, encoded by the coding sequence ATGACCGAACCTGTACTCCGTATCGCCAAGGGCGACCCCACCCCCGAAGAACTGGCCGCCCTGCTAGCCGTAGTAGCCGCGCGCTCAGCAGCCGCCCCGGCCGAGCCGCCCTCCACGGACCGCGCCAGCAACTGGGCTACCTACTGGCGCAACCACACCCGCCCCCTCCACCCCGGCCCCGGCCGCTGGCGAGCCAGCGCCCACCCGTAA
- a CDS encoding TetR/AcrR family transcriptional regulator, whose amino-acid sequence MVSPEDPVAEPRRRAAHLGPERRRPLILDAALEVFSERGFAGTTMQTVADAAGVTKPVVYDSFANRDELLLALLAREEQHLVLSVMAALPTDPSVGTPEEHVLEGLTAFLETAAKSPQSWRIVFGAQYGAAPAVADRVRAARAFLVEGLRLTLVQSLPGVTDPDANLPVLAEMLASMTESCARMLVVDGTDRTPAQLAKTVSQVVGGGFSAI is encoded by the coding sequence GTGGTCAGCCCTGAAGACCCGGTTGCGGAACCTCGCCGCCGTGCCGCGCACCTGGGCCCTGAGCGCCGGCGCCCGCTGATCCTGGACGCGGCGCTCGAGGTGTTCTCCGAGCGCGGCTTCGCCGGTACGACGATGCAGACGGTCGCCGACGCCGCCGGAGTCACCAAACCCGTGGTCTACGACTCGTTTGCCAACCGCGACGAGTTGCTGCTCGCGCTGCTGGCTCGCGAGGAGCAGCACCTGGTCCTGTCGGTGATGGCCGCGCTGCCGACCGACCCGAGCGTCGGTACGCCGGAGGAGCACGTCCTCGAAGGCCTCACCGCGTTCCTGGAGACGGCGGCCAAGTCCCCGCAGTCGTGGCGAATCGTCTTCGGAGCCCAGTACGGCGCTGCCCCCGCCGTCGCCGACCGCGTCCGGGCGGCCCGCGCGTTCCTGGTCGAAGGACTGCGGTTGACCCTCGTGCAATCGTTGCCGGGTGTCACCGATCCCGACGCCAATCTCCCGGTACTGGCCGAAATGCTGGCCTCGATGACCGAGAGCTGCGCCCGGATGCTCGTCGTCGACGGCACCGACCGCACCCCGGCCCAACTGGCCAAGACCGTCTCCCAAGTGGTCGGCGGCGGCTTCAGCGCCATCTAG
- a CDS encoding biotin--[acetyl-CoA-carboxylase] ligase encodes MFGDLGRPPLDAKYLQGRLVRPGSLWSQVDVLAETESTNAVVAAAARSGAAEGLVVAAEYQSSGRGRLGRTWTTPARSALLMSALLRPTGIPAHRWPWLGLMVPLAVASAVRRVGEIPAQVKWPNDVLVDDRKLAGILLERIDGPAAIVGIGLNVSLTAAERPTDVATSLALEGAATTDRSTVMTAVLRELATRYQTWVQADGDPEVILPDYRELSATFGRQVRVELPGGVFIEGTATDLDADGRLIVLTADGPRSLAAGDVTHLRTS; translated from the coding sequence ATGTTCGGCGATCTGGGAAGGCCGCCCCTCGACGCGAAGTACCTGCAGGGGCGGCTGGTACGACCTGGCTCGCTGTGGAGTCAGGTCGACGTACTGGCCGAGACGGAGTCGACCAATGCCGTCGTGGCCGCTGCTGCGCGCTCTGGGGCTGCTGAAGGTCTAGTGGTGGCGGCGGAGTACCAATCGTCCGGGCGTGGACGGCTCGGGCGTACGTGGACGACTCCTGCCCGCTCTGCGTTGCTCATGTCGGCTCTGCTGCGCCCGACGGGCATCCCCGCGCATCGGTGGCCGTGGTTGGGGCTGATGGTGCCGCTGGCGGTTGCGTCCGCGGTACGTCGGGTGGGGGAGATCCCTGCGCAGGTGAAGTGGCCTAACGACGTACTGGTCGATGACCGGAAGCTCGCGGGCATCCTGCTGGAGCGGATCGACGGACCGGCCGCCATTGTCGGCATCGGGCTCAACGTCAGTCTCACAGCGGCTGAGCGGCCTACAGACGTGGCTACGTCGCTAGCGCTGGAGGGTGCTGCGACGACTGACCGGAGCACTGTGATGACCGCAGTACTGCGGGAGTTGGCTACTCGCTATCAGACCTGGGTGCAGGCTGACGGGGACCCTGAGGTGATCTTGCCGGACTACCGCGAGCTGTCTGCCACTTTCGGGCGACAGGTGCGGGTAGAACTGCCCGGAGGGGTATTCATCGAGGGCACTGCTACCGACCTGGATGCGGATGGTCGGCTGATAGTGCTCACCGCCGACGGCCCTCGTTCCTTGGCCGCCGGCGATGTCACACACCTACGTACTAGCTAG
- a CDS encoding Maf family nucleotide pyrophosphatase, giving the protein MRFVLASQSPARLKTLRNAGVEPEVIVSGVDEDNITADSPGELARTLAVLKARAVVSTLTDHATVLGCDSVLEIDGVAYGKPGTPEVARERLRMMSGRSGVLHTGHCLFDTRTRQELRELASTTVRFAELTDAEIDAYVATGEPLVVAGSFTVDGLGGPFVAGIDGDYHNVVGISLPLVRRMLAEVGITWPSLWTAKRHLRYDEAEAAQYDETRGGTQRAQAAADAIQELLPKGGRVLELAVGTGTVAAELVAQGNLVHGLDLSPAMLHHARVRLPGHVAAADATQLPIADRRCDAVLAIWLLHLVPDSNQVLAEVSRVLRPDGVFITTTEKPESSRYAAGRTPEQHRSEDALSLLVARAAQHGLHLDGATTFPGPAKGNTAVPLYPLIRFRRSSS; this is encoded by the coding sequence ATGAGATTCGTACTGGCCTCGCAATCGCCTGCCCGCTTGAAGACGCTGCGCAACGCGGGCGTCGAGCCGGAGGTGATCGTCTCCGGCGTCGACGAGGACAACATCACCGCCGATTCACCGGGTGAGCTGGCCCGCACGCTCGCGGTGCTGAAGGCGCGCGCGGTCGTCTCCACGCTGACCGACCACGCCACCGTGCTCGGCTGCGATTCGGTACTCGAGATCGACGGCGTCGCCTATGGCAAGCCCGGTACGCCGGAGGTCGCGCGCGAGCGGTTGCGGATGATGAGCGGGCGTTCCGGCGTACTGCACACCGGCCACTGCCTGTTCGACACCCGCACCCGGCAGGAGCTCCGCGAACTCGCCTCCACGACGGTCCGATTCGCCGAACTCACCGACGCCGAGATCGACGCGTACGTCGCGACCGGCGAGCCACTGGTTGTCGCGGGCTCGTTCACCGTCGACGGACTCGGCGGCCCGTTCGTCGCCGGCATCGACGGTGACTACCACAACGTCGTCGGCATCTCGCTGCCGTTGGTCCGCCGAATGCTCGCCGAGGTCGGCATCACCTGGCCGTCCCTGTGGACCGCCAAGCGCCACCTCCGGTACGACGAAGCCGAGGCAGCCCAGTACGACGAGACGCGCGGCGGCACGCAACGCGCACAAGCCGCCGCCGACGCCATCCAGGAGCTACTGCCCAAGGGCGGCCGGGTGCTGGAGCTAGCCGTCGGCACCGGCACGGTCGCCGCCGAACTGGTTGCTCAAGGCAACCTGGTCCACGGCCTCGACCTGTCACCCGCGATGCTCCACCACGCTCGCGTCCGGCTCCCCGGCCATGTCGCCGCCGCCGACGCGACGCAACTCCCCATCGCAGACCGCCGTTGCGACGCAGTACTGGCGATCTGGCTCCTGCACCTGGTCCCCGACAGCAACCAGGTCCTGGCCGAGGTCTCCCGGGTCCTCCGTCCCGACGGCGTCTTCATCACCACCACCGAGAAGCCAGAGTCCTCCCGGTACGCCGCAGGCCGCACCCCCGAGCAGCACCGCTCCGAGGACGCCCTGTCCCTGCTCGTAGCCCGAGCGGCCCAGCACGGCCTTCATCTGGACGGGGCCACAACCTTCCCCGGCCCAGCCAAGGGCAACACCGCTGTCCCGCTCTACCCGTTGATCAGGTTCCGCAGGTCCAGTAGCTAA
- a CDS encoding SCP2 sterol-binding domain-containing protein: MAERGSAVWLESKDFAELELGELARLVDRTSERELRHRLIGGVREIALREIFRRMPEYLRPARAEGFDAIIAWQITGACGGGVDEYRIRVSDGACRLLTDHTEPPAISVRTDPATLLKIVTGNEDPVLAVLKQRLSVRGDLALAARLTKLFVVGPH; this comes from the coding sequence ATGGCCGAACGCGGGAGTGCGGTCTGGCTGGAGTCGAAGGATTTCGCCGAGCTCGAGCTCGGTGAGCTGGCCCGGCTGGTCGACCGGACCTCGGAGCGGGAGCTTCGGCATCGGCTCATCGGGGGAGTCCGAGAGATCGCGTTGCGCGAGATCTTTCGCCGGATGCCGGAGTACCTGCGCCCAGCGCGGGCGGAGGGTTTCGACGCGATCATCGCCTGGCAGATCACCGGCGCGTGCGGTGGCGGCGTCGACGAGTACCGGATCCGGGTCAGCGACGGCGCCTGCCGGCTGCTCACCGACCACACCGAGCCGCCGGCCATCTCGGTCCGCACCGACCCGGCCACCCTGCTGAAGATCGTCACCGGCAACGAGGACCCGGTGCTGGCCGTCCTCAAACAACGCCTCTCGGTCCGCGGCGACCTAGCCCTGGCCGCCCGCCTCACCAAACTCTTCGTCGTCGGTCCCCACTGA
- a CDS encoding phosphoenolpyruvate carboxylase produces MTETGSQANARTRTRARFEVPEELRADVRLLGELLGRVLVEYAGQPLLDDVEKLRELTIAGDGAGAEALVASWPHERAEDVARAFTCYFHLTNLSEELHRARVLRERDRSGDAPAVSELAQAVEKISAEAGEQQARALLNGLEFRPVLTAHPTEARRRAALATIRRISALLEERSDPRAGDSELAENQRRLIEQIDILWRTSQLRTSRPTPLDEVRSAMAVFEETLFDVVANVYRRLDDALAGEQAGVKQPVVAPFVRLGSWIGGDRDGNPNVTAAITREAMQIQADHVLRALEQATDQLGRALTLDSQTTPPSAPVRRILEDARAVNPELISDIETRSPSEPHRQLLLLAARRLAATRARDADFGYPRASDFLHELKVLQDSLVSAGALRQGYGELQQLIWQVTSFGFHLAELEVRQHSSVHTKALEEVLGGGELSDQTEEVLATLRVIGQIQQRFGPDACRRYVVSFTRNAGDLAAVYELADAAMDGRPIELDVVPLFETGEDLQNSVEVLDNAIQLTRVRHRLTANDRRFEVMLGYSDSAKDVGPVSATLALYDAQARITAWAQRNAIRLTLFHGRGGALGRGGGPANRAVLAQAPGSVSGRFKLTEQGEAIPARYGNAAIAQRHIEQVTAATLLASTPGIEERAVHAAERFSVVEKTMDEASRTTYHRLVRAEGFAEWFGRVTPLEELGQLPLGSRPARRGVAVSSLEDLRAIPWVFAWSQARVNAPGWYGLGSALSAVGDVAVLQDANQNWPLFQVMLENAEMSLAKTDRRILGRYLELGDRPDLTKQMLDEHELTTEWVLKVLGGDKLLSGRRVLGRAVELRNPYVDALSYLQLRALRSLRTDESLDEQQIVRTRRLLLLTVSGVAAGLQNTG; encoded by the coding sequence GTGACCGAGACCGGCAGTCAGGCGAACGCCCGTACCCGTACCCGCGCACGCTTTGAAGTGCCCGAGGAACTCCGCGCCGACGTACGCCTGCTGGGCGAACTCCTCGGCCGCGTCCTGGTCGAGTACGCGGGTCAGCCGCTGCTCGACGACGTCGAGAAGCTCCGTGAGCTGACCATCGCCGGCGACGGTGCGGGAGCCGAGGCGCTAGTCGCCTCCTGGCCGCACGAGCGCGCAGAGGACGTCGCCCGCGCCTTCACCTGCTACTTCCACCTCACCAACCTCAGCGAGGAGCTGCACCGCGCCCGCGTACTACGGGAGCGCGACCGCTCCGGAGACGCTCCTGCCGTCTCCGAGCTGGCCCAGGCGGTCGAGAAGATCAGCGCCGAAGCCGGTGAGCAGCAGGCGCGTGCCCTGCTCAACGGGCTCGAGTTCCGCCCGGTACTGACAGCGCACCCGACCGAGGCCCGCCGGCGCGCCGCCCTGGCCACCATCCGGCGCATCTCCGCGCTGCTGGAGGAGCGCAGCGACCCCCGGGCCGGCGACAGCGAGCTGGCCGAGAACCAGCGCCGCCTGATCGAGCAGATCGACATCCTCTGGCGTACGTCGCAACTGCGGACCAGCCGCCCGACCCCGCTGGACGAGGTGCGCTCGGCGATGGCGGTCTTCGAGGAGACCCTGTTCGACGTCGTGGCGAACGTCTACCGCCGACTCGACGACGCGCTGGCCGGCGAGCAGGCCGGGGTCAAGCAGCCGGTGGTTGCACCGTTCGTCCGGCTCGGCTCCTGGATCGGCGGCGACCGCGACGGCAACCCGAACGTCACTGCGGCGATCACCCGCGAGGCCATGCAGATCCAGGCCGACCACGTACTGCGGGCGCTCGAGCAGGCGACCGACCAGCTCGGCCGTGCGCTCACGTTGGACTCGCAGACCACCCCGCCCTCCGCGCCGGTCCGCCGGATCCTGGAGGACGCCCGCGCGGTCAATCCCGAGCTGATCTCCGACATCGAGACCCGCTCGCCGTCCGAGCCGCACCGCCAGCTACTGCTGCTTGCAGCGCGTCGGCTGGCCGCCACCCGGGCACGGGACGCCGACTTCGGCTACCCGCGAGCGAGCGACTTCCTGCACGAGCTGAAGGTCCTGCAGGACTCGCTGGTCAGCGCAGGCGCTCTACGGCAGGGATACGGCGAGCTGCAGCAGCTCATCTGGCAGGTGACCTCGTTCGGCTTCCACCTGGCCGAGTTGGAGGTCCGGCAGCACTCGTCGGTGCACACCAAGGCCCTGGAAGAGGTACTGGGCGGTGGCGAGCTCTCCGACCAGACCGAGGAGGTGCTGGCCACTCTGCGGGTGATCGGCCAGATCCAGCAGCGCTTCGGGCCGGATGCCTGCCGCCGGTACGTCGTGTCCTTCACCCGCAACGCTGGTGACCTCGCTGCCGTCTACGAGCTGGCCGACGCCGCTATGGACGGCCGGCCGATCGAGCTGGACGTAGTACCGCTGTTCGAGACCGGCGAGGACCTGCAGAACTCCGTGGAGGTGCTGGACAACGCGATCCAGCTCACCCGGGTCCGGCACCGCCTGACGGCCAACGACCGGCGCTTCGAGGTCATGCTCGGCTACTCCGACTCCGCCAAGGACGTCGGACCCGTCTCCGCCACCCTGGCTCTGTACGACGCGCAGGCGCGGATCACCGCTTGGGCCCAGCGCAACGCGATCCGCCTGACCCTGTTCCACGGCCGTGGTGGAGCGCTGGGCCGTGGTGGAGGCCCCGCGAACCGCGCAGTACTGGCTCAGGCGCCTGGATCGGTCTCCGGCCGGTTCAAGCTCACTGAGCAGGGTGAGGCGATCCCTGCTCGCTACGGCAACGCAGCGATCGCCCAGCGGCACATCGAGCAGGTCACTGCAGCCACGCTGCTCGCCTCCACTCCTGGCATCGAGGAGCGGGCGGTCCACGCGGCCGAGCGCTTCTCCGTGGTGGAGAAGACCATGGACGAGGCGTCCCGGACGACGTACCACCGGCTGGTGCGGGCGGAAGGGTTCGCGGAGTGGTTCGGCCGGGTCACTCCGCTGGAGGAGCTCGGGCAGCTGCCGCTGGGCTCCCGGCCGGCCCGTCGTGGTGTGGCCGTGTCCTCGCTGGAGGACCTCCGGGCGATCCCGTGGGTGTTCGCCTGGTCGCAGGCCCGCGTCAACGCTCCGGGCTGGTACGGCCTCGGCTCGGCCCTCTCGGCCGTCGGGGACGTCGCAGTACTGCAGGACGCGAACCAGAACTGGCCGCTCTTCCAGGTGATGCTCGAGAACGCCGAGATGTCCCTGGCGAAGACCGACCGCCGCATCCTCGGCCGCTACCTGGAGCTGGGCGACCGGCCCGACCTGACCAAGCAGATGCTGGACGAGCACGAGCTGACCACCGAGTGGGTGCTCAAGGTGCTCGGCGGCGACAAGCTGCTCAGCGGCCGCCGGGTCCTCGGCCGTGCGGTCGAGCTGCGCAACCCGTACGTCGATGCACTCAGCTACCTCCAGTTGCGGGCTCTCCGCAGCCTGCGGACGGATGAGTCGCTCGACGAGCAGCAGATCGTCCGTACCAGGCGACTACTCCTCCTGACCGTCTCGGGCGTTGCCGCCGGCCTGCAGAACACCGGCTGA
- a CDS encoding acyl-CoA carboxylase subunit beta → MGETVNIHTTAGKIADLEHKLDEAVHAGSERAVEKQHARGKKTARERIALLLDEGSFSELDEFARHRSTSFGMDATRPYGDGVVTGFGTIDGRQVCVFAQDFTVFGGSLGEVFGEKIVKVMDLAMKIGCPLIGINDSGGARIQEGVVSLGLYGEIFRRNVRASGVIPQISLIMGPCAGGAVYSPAVTDFTVMVDESSYMFITGPDVIKTVTGEDVTQEELGGARTHNTKSGNAHYLGSDEEDAIDWVKALVAHLPQNNLEDPPAFDFDADLESSETDLALDTLIPDSPNQPYDMHAVIEAVVDDGEFLEVQALFAPNIIVGFGRVEGRPVGVVANQPMQFAGTLDIDASEKAARFVRTCDAFNVPILTFVDVPGFLPGTDQEWNGIIRRGAKLIYAYAEATVPMITTITRKAYGGAYDVMGSKHLGADINLAWPTAQIAVMGAQGAVNILHRRELAAAAEAGEDIESRRQQFITEYEDHLANPYIAAERGYIDAVIKPSETRAEIIRALRLLRTKRDTLPPKKHGNIPL, encoded by the coding sequence ATGGGAGAGACCGTGAACATCCACACCACCGCCGGGAAGATCGCGGATCTGGAGCACAAGCTCGACGAGGCTGTGCACGCCGGCTCCGAGCGCGCGGTGGAGAAACAGCACGCCCGCGGCAAGAAGACGGCCCGGGAGCGGATCGCGCTGCTGCTCGACGAAGGCTCCTTCTCCGAGCTGGACGAGTTCGCCCGGCACCGGTCGACCTCCTTCGGGATGGACGCCACCCGCCCGTACGGCGACGGCGTGGTGACCGGGTTCGGCACCATCGACGGCCGCCAGGTGTGCGTGTTCGCGCAGGACTTCACCGTCTTCGGCGGGTCGCTGGGTGAGGTGTTCGGCGAGAAGATCGTCAAGGTGATGGACCTGGCGATGAAGATCGGCTGCCCGCTGATCGGCATCAACGACTCCGGCGGCGCCCGGATCCAGGAAGGCGTCGTCAGCCTCGGCCTGTACGGCGAGATCTTCCGCCGCAACGTCCGCGCATCCGGGGTCATCCCGCAGATCTCGCTCATCATGGGCCCCTGCGCGGGCGGCGCGGTCTACTCCCCCGCGGTCACCGACTTCACCGTGATGGTCGACGAATCGTCGTACATGTTCATCACCGGCCCGGACGTGATCAAGACCGTCACCGGCGAGGACGTCACCCAGGAGGAGCTCGGCGGCGCCCGGACGCACAACACCAAGTCCGGCAACGCGCACTACCTGGGCAGCGACGAGGAGGACGCGATCGACTGGGTGAAGGCCCTGGTCGCGCATCTCCCGCAGAACAACCTCGAGGACCCGCCCGCGTTCGACTTCGACGCCGACCTCGAGTCCAGCGAGACCGACCTTGCGCTCGACACGCTGATCCCGGACTCACCGAACCAGCCGTACGACATGCACGCCGTGATCGAGGCGGTGGTCGATGACGGCGAGTTCCTCGAAGTACAGGCCCTGTTCGCGCCGAACATCATCGTCGGCTTCGGCCGGGTCGAGGGCCGCCCGGTCGGCGTGGTCGCGAACCAGCCGATGCAGTTCGCCGGCACCCTCGACATCGACGCCTCCGAGAAGGCGGCCCGGTTCGTCCGCACCTGCGACGCGTTCAACGTGCCGATCCTGACCTTCGTCGACGTCCCCGGCTTCCTGCCGGGCACCGACCAGGAGTGGAACGGCATCATCCGCCGCGGCGCCAAGCTGATCTACGCGTACGCCGAGGCGACGGTGCCGATGATCACCACGATCACCCGCAAGGCGTACGGCGGCGCGTACGACGTGATGGGCTCCAAGCACCTCGGCGCCGACATCAACCTGGCCTGGCCGACCGCGCAGATCGCCGTGATGGGCGCCCAGGGCGCGGTCAACATCCTGCACCGGCGCGAACTGGCCGCGGCCGCCGAAGCCGGCGAGGACATCGAGTCGCGCCGCCAGCAGTTCATCACCGAGTACGAGGACCATCTCGCCAACCCGTACATCGCGGCCGAGCGCGGCTACATCGACGCCGTGATCAAGCCCAGCGAGACCCGCGCCGAGATCATCCGCGCCCTCCGCCTACTCCGCACCAAGCGCGACACCCTCCCGCCCAAAAAGCACGGCAACATCCCGCTCTGA
- a CDS encoding OFA family MFS transporter, which translates to MYKTSMIKHFDASQTAIGVTFSIAIVMLGLSAAIGGTWVERNGPRKSMFVSACFWSTGFLVGALGIGTGQLWLVYLGYGVIGGIGLGIGYISPVSTLIKWFPDRPGLATGLAIMGFGGGALVASPLSRQLLSLYDDGYDSNVSTSVAGGSALVALFLTLGIGYFVIMMFGVVNIRVPAEGWKPDGFDPSQVKAKALVTTANVSAANAIKTPQFWLLWVVLLCNVTAGIGILEQASPMIQDFFRGDVGGKSTVAVGAAAGFVGLLSIFNMAGRFAWSSTSDIIGRKPIYALYLGVGIIFYLLLATVGHNSTALFVLFAAVILSFYGGGFATVPAYLRDLFGGYQVGAIHGRLLTAWSVAGVAGPLIINGFLDREGKPGTLTAAAYRPALFTMVGVLAVGFIANLLIRPVADRFHEASQTTSAEAAK; encoded by the coding sequence GTGTACAAGACGTCGATGATCAAGCACTTCGACGCCAGCCAGACCGCGATCGGGGTGACCTTCAGCATCGCGATCGTGATGCTCGGCCTGTCCGCCGCGATCGGCGGCACCTGGGTCGAGCGCAACGGCCCGCGCAAGTCGATGTTCGTCTCGGCCTGCTTCTGGTCGACCGGCTTCCTGGTAGGGGCCCTGGGCATCGGTACCGGCCAGCTCTGGCTGGTCTATCTGGGTTACGGCGTCATCGGCGGGATCGGGCTGGGGATCGGCTACATCTCCCCGGTCTCCACGCTGATCAAGTGGTTCCCCGACCGGCCCGGCCTCGCCACCGGCCTGGCGATCATGGGCTTCGGCGGCGGCGCGCTGGTGGCCAGCCCGCTGTCGCGGCAACTGCTCAGCCTGTACGACGACGGCTACGACTCGAACGTCTCCACCTCGGTGGCCGGTGGCAGCGCGCTGGTCGCGTTGTTCCTGACGCTCGGCATCGGGTACTTCGTGATCATGATGTTCGGCGTGGTGAACATCCGGGTGCCCGCCGAGGGCTGGAAGCCGGACGGGTTCGATCCGTCGCAGGTGAAGGCGAAAGCCCTCGTCACCACTGCGAACGTCTCGGCGGCGAACGCGATCAAGACGCCGCAGTTCTGGCTGCTCTGGGTGGTCCTGCTCTGCAACGTCACGGCCGGCATCGGCATCCTCGAGCAGGCCAGCCCGATGATCCAGGACTTCTTCCGCGGTGATGTCGGCGGCAAGTCGACCGTCGCCGTCGGCGCGGCCGCCGGGTTCGTCGGCCTGCTGTCGATCTTCAACATGGCCGGCCGGTTCGCCTGGTCGAGCACGTCCGACATCATCGGCCGCAAGCCGATCTACGCGCTGTACCTCGGCGTCGGGATCATCTTCTACTTGCTGCTGGCAACGGTCGGGCACAACAGCACCGCGCTCTTCGTACTGTTCGCCGCGGTCATCCTGTCGTTCTACGGCGGCGGGTTCGCCACCGTACCGGCGTACCTGCGGGATCTCTTCGGGGGTTACCAGGTCGGCGCGATCCACGGCCGGCTACTGACCGCATGGTCGGTGGCGGGTGTCGCGGGGCCGCTCATCATCAACGGGTTCCTCGACCGGGAGGGCAAGCCGGGCACGCTGACGGCCGCGGCCTACCGGCCGGCGTTGTTCACCATGGTCGGGGTGCTGGCGGTCGGCTTCATCGCCAATCTGCTGATCCGGCCGGTCGCCGACCGATTCCACGAGGCCAGCCAGACCACCTCAGCGGAGGCAGCGAAATGA
- a CDS encoding DUF885 domain-containing protein: protein MTDTTPLNSPIDQISEQFLEAYAALDPTEATSMGIPGHDHELPDYTPAGFEALTDLYRRTVAEASAAQVSSPREEAARDALLERVGLDLEQCEAGVPQHQLNAISCVPVDIRSVFDLMPTATQDDWETIAIRLNLVGTTLDGYRETLTEQAAAGRVSAARQVNVLAERIASWTGAEGDDFFAGLAAKAPDTAIKATVDAAAASARKAYDQFGQWLTTDLLPQAPNRDACGREVYQLASRNFLGAAVDLEETYAWGWEELARIEGEMQTIAASLNGGDRSIEAVAELLDNDPARKIHGKEAFRDWMQQLADAAVEELAGTHFEIPDSIKRIECMIAPTSDGSIYYTPPSEDLTSRPGRMWWAVPAGVEDFATWREVTTVYHEGVPGHHLQVAQTMLRTDQLNRWLRLGCWVSGHGEGWALYAERLMEELGYLEEPGARLGMLDAQGFRAARVIIDLGMHLELKVPQDNPFGWRPGETWNAELGFEFLRAHSRMETEFLRAELNRYLGWPGQAPSYKVGERIWLQAREEAKQRKGSAFDLKAFHRDALNLGSIGLDPLRRALAKL, encoded by the coding sequence GTGACGGATACGACCCCACTGAACAGCCCGATCGACCAGATCTCCGAGCAGTTCCTCGAGGCCTACGCCGCGCTGGATCCGACCGAGGCGACCTCGATGGGGATCCCCGGCCACGACCACGAGCTGCCGGACTACACGCCGGCCGGGTTCGAGGCACTGACCGACCTGTACCGCCGTACGGTCGCCGAGGCGTCCGCCGCCCAGGTGTCCTCCCCGCGGGAAGAGGCGGCCCGGGATGCGCTGCTGGAGCGGGTCGGGCTCGACCTGGAGCAGTGCGAGGCCGGCGTACCGCAGCACCAGCTGAACGCGATCTCCTGCGTGCCGGTCGACATCCGCTCGGTCTTCGACCTGATGCCGACCGCGACCCAGGACGACTGGGAGACGATCGCGATCCGGCTGAACCTGGTCGGTACGACGCTCGACGGCTACCGCGAGACCCTGACCGAGCAGGCCGCCGCCGGGCGGGTCTCCGCCGCGCGCCAGGTCAACGTGCTGGCCGAGCGGATCGCCAGCTGGACCGGCGCCGAGGGGGACGACTTCTTCGCCGGGCTCGCCGCGAAGGCCCCGGACACCGCGATCAAGGCCACCGTCGACGCGGCCGCCGCGTCGGCCCGCAAGGCCTACGACCAGTTCGGCCAGTGGCTGACCACCGACTTGTTGCCGCAGGCCCCGAATCGGGACGCGTGCGGCCGGGAGGTCTACCAGCTCGCCTCGCGCAACTTCCTCGGCGCGGCCGTCGACCTGGAGGAGACCTACGCCTGGGGCTGGGAGGAGCTGGCCCGGATCGAGGGCGAGATGCAGACCATCGCGGCGTCGCTCAACGGCGGCGACCGCAGCATCGAGGCCGTCGCCGAGCTGCTCGACAACGACCCGGCCCGCAAGATCCACGGCAAGGAGGCGTTCCGGGACTGGATGCAGCAGCTCGCCGACGCCGCCGTCGAGGAGCTGGCCGGCACCCACTTCGAGATCCCGGACTCGATCAAGCGGATCGAGTGCATGATCGCGCCGACCTCCGACGGGTCGATCTACTACACCCCGCCGAGCGAGGACCTGACCAGCCGGCCGGGCCGGATGTGGTGGGCCGTGCCGGCCGGTGTCGAGGACTTCGCCACCTGGCGCGAGGTCACCACCGTCTACCACGAAGGCGTGCCCGGACATCACCTCCAGGTCGCCCAGACGATGCTGCGCACCGACCAGCTCAACCGCTGGCTCCGGCTCGGCTGCTGGGTCTCCGGCCACGGCGAGGGCTGGGCCCTGTACGCCGAACGCCTGATGGAAGAACTCGGGTACCTCGAAGAGCCCGGCGCCCGGCTCGGCATGCTCGACGCGCAGGGCTTCCGCGCGGCCCGGGTGATCATCGACCTCGGGATGCACCTGGAGCTGAAGGTCCCGCAGGACAACCCGTTCGGCTGGCGCCCGGGCGAGACCTGGAACGCCGAGCTCGGATTCGAGTTCCTCCGCGCGCACTCGCGGATGGAGACCGAGTTCCTGCGGGCCGAGCTGAACCGCTATCTCGGCTGGCCGGGGCAGGCACCGTCGTACAAGGTCGGCGAGCGGATCTGGCTGCAGGCGCGCGAGGAGGCCAAGCAGCGCAAGGGTTCTGCCTTCGACCTGAAGGCCTTCCATCGGGACGCGCTCAATCTTGGCTCGATCGGCCTGGACCCGCTCCGTCGCGCCCTCGCCAAGCTGTGA
- a CDS encoding MFS transporter small subunit encodes MNQTPRLVISWALVAVLLGYGIVQTLITAAKLFTS; translated from the coding sequence ATGAACCAGACTCCCCGGCTCGTCATCTCCTGGGCGCTGGTAGCCGTCCTGCTCGGCTACGGCATCGTCCAGACCCTCATCACCGCAGCAAAGCTGTTCACTAGCTAG